ATAGGAATGACAAGGAAACTCAGTCATATTTTACGaaggaagaagaaaaaaaatcaatatttagttaatatagtACAAGGTACAGATAACACAGTAAAGGGAATAATACAAAACTGCAGTAGTTTCTCACGGGCAATCAGGATAGTTGCTTGGATATTACGGcttttaccaagaaataaggATAAAAGGGAACGATACCTTACATTAGCTGAAGTCAAGCAAGCGAAACGGAAGATAATTCGCAACGTACAAGAAGACGACTTCTTCTATGAGATAGAAAAGTTGAGAAGAAAGGAGAGCATTAATAAAAGTACACTAATTGCATTGAATCCATATCTTGGACAGGATGGCCTTCTTCGTGTGGGGGGAAGGTTGCGAAATGCCTTCATTAGTAAAGACATGCAACATCCCATTATAATTTCACATACTGGTAGGCTGACTGACTTAATAATAGACCAAGCGCATAAGCTTACCTTTCATGGCGGCCCTCGCCTAACATTATCACTTATCAGACAGAAGTACTGGATTGTGGGCGGTAATAGAGCAGTAAAGAGGCAATTGAGATTATGTGTAACATGTGTTAAAAACAACCCTCGGATGCAATATCAAATAATGGGCGACTTGCCCGAAGCTCGGTGTAATCCGGCGCGACCCTTTAAGCATACTGGAGTTGACTTCACGGGATATATCCTAATAAAAAGTAGCAAAGGACGAGGAATCAAGTGCACAAAAGGTTACATAGCCGTATTTATATGCATGGCTACAAAGGCAGTGCATTTAGAAGTAGTATCTGATTTAACCACCTCGGCCTTTTTAGCAGCATTGAAAAGAATGGCGGCCCGAAGAGGGACTCCGGAACATATTTATAGTGATAATGGCACAAATTTTATTGGTGCCAATCGTGTACTTGACTCCGGGTATGACGAATTAAAACGAGTATTCGCAGAAGAACAATTTGCCACCACAATTACGGATATGGAAATAAACTGGCATTTCAATGCACCTGCATGGCCCTCTGCTGGCGGATTATGGGAAGCAGCTGTTAAAAGCTTAAAGGCTCATACAAAGAAGGTAATCGGGGATCAAAAATTCACATATGAAGAACTTTCGACACTCGTAGCGCAGTTAGAAACCTGTTTAAATACTAGGCCTCTATGTCCAATTTCAGAAGATCCGGAggatattaattttctaacaCCAGCTCATTTCTTAACTGGGGGCCCTACACTTTCATTATTGCCCACCGAAAATGACTTAAGAACGAGATGGTACTTAGTGGAGAAAACTTTCCAAGACATATGGAAGAGGTGGCAATCGGAATACTTGCCTACATTGACATCTCGAAGTAAATGGCAAAAACCACgagaaaacttaaaattacaagACTTGGTCGCTATTCACGACGCGAATATTCCTCCCGGAAAATGGGCTATGGGCAGAGTTGTAGAATTACATCCAGGCACTGATAATATCGTCAGAGTAGTTTCGCTAAAGACAAAGAACGGAGTAATCAAACGGCCAATTGTCAAATTAAGTCCCTTGCCAGTGCAGAACAGCAGTAAAGAAGCAGCCGAAAACGAATCAAACATATCTGCAAAACCACGGCCCATACTACGAAAGGGTCTCGGTAACGTTTTAGCGATAATGctttcgtttatattttttttaacatacgtATCAGCTACGCATccggaaaattataatataagtacatTCAACAATAATAAGGGGTTATACTTAgacaaaataagtaatatgcAATTAATTCAGGAAAAATGGAGAATCGTTGTCTACTATGAGATGAAACCCTATTGGGAAGGTGAAAAGGCATtcgaacaatattataaaactttacaagGCATGTGTTCTGCCCTCGATGAAAAAACACATTGCGAAATTACTATGAATCAATTACGTCATAGCTTCGAGGAACTCAAATACTA
The genomic region above belongs to Pieris brassicae chromosome 9, ilPieBrab1.1, whole genome shotgun sequence and contains:
- the LOC123714731 gene encoding uncharacterized protein LOC123714731 isoform X2; translated protein: MLNQRKTPQTAPVVVFPSNNLKCTLYGGMVHHGFLYIGMTRKLSHILRRKKKKNQYLVNIVQGTDNTVKGIIQNCSSFSRAIRIVAWILRLLPRNKDKRERYLTLAEVKQAKRKIIRNVQEDDFFYEIEKLRRKESINKSTLIALNPYLGQDGLLRVGGRLRNAFISKDMQHPIIISHTGRLTDLIIDQAHKLTFHGGPRLTLSLIRQKYWIVGGNRAVKRQLRLCVTCVKNNPRMQYQIMGDLPEARCNPARPFKHTGVDFTGYILIKSSKGRGIKCTKGYIAVFICMATKAVHLEVVSDLTTSAFLAALKRMAARRGTPEHIYSDNGTNFIGANRVLDSGYDELKRVFAEEQFATTITDMEINWHFNAPAWPSAGGLWEAAVKSLKAHTKKKIRRILIF